The Winogradskyella schleiferi genome has a window encoding:
- a CDS encoding Na(+)-translocating NADH-quinone reductase subunit C — MALDTEKNSYTVIFSIIMVVVVGAILAGLASGLKPMVKANERFEKQQNILYALGVNNNEGANDVEFISTDNVEEEFKKYIKKQYVFQGGELKENDEAYLIDIKKEETKAKKGDYKRRLPIFIGEKDGKEVYIVPVRGKGLWDAIWGFVALDKSMTIQGVYFDHKGETPGLGAEIKQRYFMDDFTGEKFLDGGVFKGISVAKGNNDPKNLIKDDQEIDALAGATITGDGLAVMLSKDIKMYMPYFKTLK; from the coding sequence ATGGCATTAGACACAGAAAAAAATAGCTATACAGTCATCTTTTCAATCATTATGGTTGTGGTAGTTGGCGCTATATTGGCAGGTTTGGCTTCAGGTTTAAAACCTATGGTAAAGGCCAACGAAAGATTTGAAAAACAGCAGAACATTCTTTACGCATTAGGTGTAAACAATAATGAAGGCGCCAATGATGTTGAATTCATTTCAACAGACAATGTGGAGGAAGAATTCAAAAAATACATCAAGAAACAATATGTCTTTCAAGGTGGTGAGTTAAAGGAAAATGATGAGGCTTACCTTATTGATATTAAAAAGGAGGAAACAAAAGCCAAAAAAGGTGATTACAAAAGAAGACTTCCAATTTTTATCGGTGAGAAGGATGGCAAAGAAGTTTATATTGTTCCTGTAAGGGGAAAGGGACTTTGGGATGCTATTTGGGGCTTTGTTGCCTTAGATAAAAGCATGACCATCCAAGGCGTTTATTTTGATCATAAAGGTGAAACACCTGGTTTAGGCGCAGAAATTAAGCAGCGCTACTTTATGGACGATTTTACTGGAGAGAAGTTTTTAGATGGTGGCGTTTTTAAAGGAATATCTGTGGCCAAAGGAAATAACGATCCAAAAAACCTAATAAAAGACGACCAAGAGATTGATGCTCTAGCAGGTGCAACAATCACAGGTGACGGACTTGCTGTTATGTTAAGCAAGGATATAAAAATGTATATGCCTTATTTCAAGACCTTAAAATAA
- a CDS encoding NADH:ubiquinone reductase (Na(+)-transporting) subunit D has product MGLLSKKDSKLIMDPLADNNPITIQVLGICSALAITAQLKPSIVMAISVMFVMGVGNVVISLMRNIIPSKIRIIVQLIVVATLVIIVDQVLKAFAYTLSKELSVFIGLIITNCIIMGRFEAFALANGTWRSFLDGIGNALGYGVILIIVGFFRELLGSGTLFGFKVLGDPVEKTGLYAIGYENNGFMVLPPMALIVVGIIIWVQRSRNKDLIED; this is encoded by the coding sequence ATGGGACTTTTATCAAAAAAAGATAGTAAACTAATCATGGATCCCTTAGCGGACAATAACCCTATTACCATTCAGGTTTTGGGAATTTGTTCTGCATTGGCAATTACGGCACAGTTAAAGCCGTCGATTGTAATGGCGATTTCTGTTATGTTTGTTATGGGAGTTGGAAATGTGGTGATTTCATTAATGCGAAATATCATTCCATCAAAAATTAGAATTATTGTGCAACTTATAGTTGTGGCCACTTTGGTGATTATAGTAGATCAAGTATTAAAAGCTTTTGCTTACACGCTAAGTAAAGAGTTATCGGTATTTATCGGATTAATTATTACAAACTGTATCATCATGGGACGCTTTGAAGCCTTTGCTTTGGCCAATGGTACTTGGAGATCATTCTTGGACGGTATTGGAAATGCATTAGGATACGGTGTTATATTAATCATTGTAGGATTTTTTAGAGAACTATTAGGATCTGGAACATTATTCGGATTTAAGGTTCTTGGTGATCCTGTTGAAAAAACAGGTTTATATGCTATCGGTTATGAGAACAATGGTTTTATGGTATTGCCTCCTATGGCATTGATTGTGGTAGGTATTATTATCTGGGTACAACGTAGTAGAAACAAAGATTTAATCGAAGACTAA
- the nqrE gene encoding NADH:ubiquinone reductase (Na(+)-transporting) subunit E, translated as MEHIELFFKSVFVDNMVFAYFLGMCSYLAVSKKVSTAVGLGAAVIFVLAITVPLNWLLDQYLLQEGALTWLGEEYADYDLSFLSFIMFIATIATMVQLVEIIVEKFSPSLYNSLGIFLPLIAVNCAILGGSLFMQSREIETLGLALNYGIASGIGWFLAILAIAAIREKIRYSNVPAPLRGLGITFIITGLMAIGFMSFGGMLTGGEDEATEESREDTVGMVSTTDTANTIKETDLSLETKEGTNKQ; from the coding sequence ATGGAACATATAGAATTATTTTTTAAATCAGTATTTGTAGATAACATGGTGTTCGCTTACTTTTTGGGTATGTGTTCTTACTTGGCGGTATCTAAAAAAGTATCAACAGCTGTTGGATTAGGTGCTGCTGTAATTTTCGTACTAGCGATTACAGTACCTTTAAACTGGTTGTTGGATCAATATTTATTGCAAGAAGGCGCCTTAACGTGGTTGGGTGAAGAGTATGCGGATTATGATTTGAGTTTTTTATCATTTATCATGTTTATCGCCACTATTGCGACCATGGTACAATTGGTAGAAATTATTGTCGAAAAATTTTCACCTTCATTATATAACTCACTTGGTATATTTTTACCATTAATTGCAGTGAACTGTGCCATTTTGGGTGGATCATTGTTTATGCAATCTAGAGAAATTGAAACTTTAGGTTTAGCCTTAAATTACGGCATTGCATCCGGAATTGGTTGGTTCCTTGCCATTCTTGCTATTGCAGCTATTAGAGAAAAAATTAGATATTCTAACGTACCAGCACCATTAAGAGGACTTGGAATTACATTTATTATCACAGGATTAATGGCCATTGGATTTATGAGTTTCGGTGGTATGCTTACTGGTGGTGAAGATGAAGCGACAGAAGAAAGTAGAGAAGATACAGTTGGTATGGTTTCAACAACTGATACAGCCAACACTATTAAAGAGACAGATCTTAGTTTAGAAACAAAAGAAGGCACCAATAAACAGTAA
- the nqrF gene encoding NADH:ubiquinone reductase (Na(+)-transporting) subunit F produces MILAASTIGTVIATVAAFLVVTLLLVTLLLVVKQKLSPSGPVKIKINGEREIEVASGGTLLSTLGSNKIFLPSACGGGGTCIQCECHVLEGGGEALPTETPHFSRKELAEGARLSCQVKVKQDMEITIPEEVFGIKKWEATVVSNYNVATFIKEFVVEIPEDMNYKAGGYIQIEIPECEVKYADMDITAHPEDHPGEPDKFKADWEKFGLWPLVMKNDELVERAYSMASYPAEGRRIMLNVRVATPPFDRAKGGWMDVNPGIASSYIFNQKEGDRVTISGPYGEFFINESDSEMLYVGGGAGMAPMRSHIYQLFRTLKTGRKVSYWYGGRSKAELFYIHYFRALEKDFPNFKFYLALSEPLESDNWKVKKDINDEEGDGFVGFIHNCVIDNYLKHHEAPEDIELYFCGPPLMNQAVQKMGEDFGIPDEHIRFDDFGG; encoded by the coding sequence ATGATATTAGCAGCAAGTACAATAGGAACAGTTATCGCCACGGTTGCGGCATTTTTAGTAGTTACGTTATTATTGGTAACATTATTACTTGTCGTAAAACAAAAATTATCACCATCTGGTCCTGTTAAGATTAAAATTAATGGTGAACGTGAGATTGAAGTCGCTTCTGGAGGGACTTTATTATCTACATTAGGGAGTAATAAAATTTTCTTACCATCGGCTTGTGGTGGTGGTGGAACGTGCATTCAATGCGAATGCCATGTATTAGAAGGTGGAGGTGAAGCTCTACCAACAGAAACACCTCACTTTTCAAGAAAAGAATTAGCAGAAGGAGCTCGTTTATCTTGCCAAGTAAAAGTAAAACAGGATATGGAAATCACCATTCCTGAAGAAGTATTTGGTATTAAAAAATGGGAAGCGACGGTAGTTTCAAACTATAATGTGGCGACTTTTATTAAGGAATTTGTTGTGGAAATTCCAGAAGATATGAACTACAAAGCAGGAGGTTATATTCAAATTGAGATTCCTGAGTGTGAAGTAAAGTATGCCGACATGGATATCACTGCACATCCAGAAGATCATCCAGGTGAACCGGATAAATTTAAAGCCGATTGGGAAAAATTTGGTTTATGGCCGCTAGTGATGAAGAATGACGAGCTTGTTGAACGTGCGTATTCCATGGCGTCTTATCCTGCTGAAGGCAGACGGATTATGCTTAATGTTCGTGTGGCGACACCACCTTTTGATCGTGCTAAAGGCGGCTGGATGGATGTTAATCCAGGTATTGCTTCATCTTATATATTTAACCAAAAAGAAGGCGATAGGGTAACGATTTCAGGACCTTATGGTGAATTCTTTATCAATGAGTCCGATTCTGAAATGTTATACGTTGGTGGTGGAGCCGGAATGGCACCTATGCGTTCGCACATATATCAATTATTCAGAACATTAAAGACAGGACGTAAAGTGTCCTATTGGTATGGTGGACGTTCTAAAGCTGAATTGTTTTACATCCATTATTTTAGAGCATTAGAAAAGGATTTTCCAAACTTTAAATTCTACTTAGCACTATCAGAACCGTTGGAGAGTGATAACTGGAAAGTTAAAAAAGATATCAATGACGAAGAAGGCGATGGTTTTGTTGGATTTATTCACAATTGTGTGATAGACAACTATTTGAAACACCATGAAGCACCTGAAGATATTGAATTATATTTTTGTGGTCCACCACTAATGAACCAAGCCGTTCAGAAAATGGGAGAGGATTTTGGAATTCCGGATGAGCATATTAGATTTGATGACTTTGGTGGATAA
- a CDS encoding Na(+)-translocating NADH-quinone reductase subunit F, with translation MKTSIRFEKAINKLYTAFHNKTLNPDDCKQCAVGNIMDNKDSWKHLTDSHGSTKLNYVGLVHQNLGRRFNGYSPIELLQIESAFLKGCGYHFKAHKRLFKPENITDAHLFNGLSAVVSQLCRFDGIKDVMDCSVLFEFDDSTSELELV, from the coding sequence ATGAAAACCTCAATTCGATTTGAAAAAGCCATCAACAAATTATACACCGCATTTCATAACAAGACCTTAAACCCAGACGATTGTAAGCAATGTGCCGTAGGAAATATCATGGACAACAAAGACAGTTGGAAACATTTAACAGATAGCCATGGCTCAACAAAATTGAATTATGTTGGATTGGTGCATCAAAATCTAGGTCGACGATTTAATGGATATTCGCCTATTGAATTACTGCAAATTGAAAGTGCTTTTCTAAAAGGTTGTGGTTATCATTTCAAAGCGCATAAACGCTTGTTTAAACCAGAAAACATAACTGATGCTCATCTATTTAATGGCTTAAGTGCAGTTGTATCCCAATTATGTCGATTTGATGGTATTAAAGATGTAATGGATTGCTCGGTTTTATTTGAATTTGACGATTCTACAAGTGAACTTGAATTGGTCTGA
- a CDS encoding cupin domain-containing protein, producing the protein MKTKKITVLKHLLILALVLSSCKNKTPLPDPLEAGWKGEAVCEVLEDDKELRVLKCTFEPGVGHEKHYHNPHVGYTIAGGKFRITDVTGTREVNVPTGYIFSKDSITSHEVLNIGETTSVYLIMEYK; encoded by the coding sequence ATGAAAACTAAAAAGATCACGGTTTTAAAACATCTGTTAATACTAGCCCTAGTACTTTCAAGTTGTAAAAACAAAACCCCCTTACCAGACCCTTTAGAAGCGGGTTGGAAAGGCGAAGCAGTCTGTGAGGTTTTGGAAGACGACAAAGAACTAAGAGTGCTTAAATGCACCTTTGAACCAGGAGTTGGCCACGAAAAACATTACCATAATCCACATGTTGGTTACACCATAGCTGGTGGAAAATTCAGAATAACGGATGTTACAGGAACACGAGAAGTGAACGTCCCAACAGGTTATATATTTAGTAAAGATTCCATTACCTCTCACGAAGTTTTAAATATTGGAGAAACAACCTCAGTTTATTTAATTATGGAATATAAATAG